From Rhododendron vialii isolate Sample 1 chromosome 10a, ASM3025357v1, the proteins below share one genomic window:
- the LOC131303112 gene encoding uncharacterized protein LOC131303112: MGKLTTSIGILQQEKGKLPTQPLANPQGQNVLGSSSVTFPEQAKAIISLRSGKTVDNAQVEPPVMPSLLPFPAPLKPTMPNRESPKPVLTEEEKGKAKESGVPPAFTVLAPYPNQLKTLAKPNLNTNIYDIPSYAKFLKDLCTHKRKLQVQKKVFLTEQVSSLFQSTLPPKYNDPGCPTISITIGGRVVEKALLDLGASVNLLLFSVYEQLGLGEMKPTRVTLQLADRSIQVPKGMVEDVFVQVDQFVYLVDFVVLDTCPVPAAQASVPIILKRPFLATSDAVIHCRDGRLNMSFGNMKMQVNMFHIGSQIGDDDDVCRIRMIDSFVEDHVEFICKDELELALTSSEADFLDAPEVAYLCSLLDEEEMCGINPWIPKFEELPPIEKRAVPSYVEPLKLELKPLPVTLKYAYLGDGQTYPVVISSALIELQESQLLAKLRKHSKAIGWSIANIKGIDASLCSHHIYMEDDVKPSRQPQRRLNPIMKDVVRAEVLKLLDVSIIYPIADSKWVSPIQVVPKKSGVTVVRNDKDKLIPMRVQIGWRVCIDYRKLNASTRKDHFPLPF; this comes from the exons ATGGGCAAGTTGACTACGTCAATTGGCATTttgcaacaagagaaagggaaacTTCCTACTCAACCTTTGGCAAACCCTCAAGGTCAAAATGTGCTTGgcagctcttcggtgactttccccgagcaagccaAGGCCATTATTTCTTTGAGGAGTGGGAAGACCGTGGATAATGCTCAAGTGGAGCCGCCGGTGATGCCAAGTTTACTACCGTTTCCGGCACCATTGAAGCCAACAATGCCAAATAGGGAATCTCCCAAACCAGTTCTTACggaagaagagaagggaaaagccAAGGAATCTGGTGTCCCACCAGCCTTCACCGTTCTCGCTCCATATCCTAACCAACTAAAGACGTTGGCTAAGCCAAATCTGAATACTAATATTTATGAT ATTCCGTCCTATGCTAAATTTTTGAAGGACTTGTGTACCCATAAACGCAAGCTCCAAGTACAAAAGAAGGTGTTCTTAACCGAGCAAGTGAGCTCACTCTTCCAATCAACTCTTCCTCCTAAGTATAATGATCCGGGGTGCCCGACGATATCCATCACCATCGGGGGTAGAGTTGTTGAAAAAGCTCTTCTTGATTTGGGCGCGAGTGTCAATCTATTGCTGTTTTCGGTATATGAAcaacttgggttgggagaaaTGAAGCCAACTCGGGTGACTTTACAATTGGCGGATAGGAGTATTCAAGTGCCTAAGGGGATGGTCGAAGATGTGTTTGttcaagttgatcaatttgtgTACCTGGTTGACTTCGTGGTTCTAGACACATGTCCGGTGCCGGCGGCTCAGGCCTCCGTTCCAATTATTCTCAAGCGACCATTCTTAGCAACTTCAGATGCCGTGATCCATTGCCGGGATGGCCGACTTAATATGAGTTTTGGTAATatgaagatgcaagtcaacatgttccaCATTGGTAGCCAAATaggggatgatgatgatgtaTGCAGAATTAGGATGATTGACTCATTTGTTGAAGATCATGTTGAATTTATTTGCAAAGATGAGTTGGAGCTAGCACTTACTTCCTCTGAGGCCGATTTTCTTGATGCCCCCGAGGTCGCGTACTTGTGTTCTCTACTAGATGAGGAGGAGATGTGTGGTATCAACCCGTGGATTCCAAAATTTGAGGAGTTACCCCCGATTGAGAAGCGAGCCGTTCCGTCTTATGTGGAACCCCTGAAGCTTGAGTTGAAGCCACTACCGGTCACTCTCAAGTATGCTTACCTTGGTGATGGCCAAACATACCCGGTGGTGATCTCTTCTGCCCTTATCGAACTTCAAGAGTCTCAATTACTCGCTAAGTTGAGGAAGCATTCAAAGGCTATTGGGTGGTCCATAGCCAATATCAAAGGAATAGATGCGTCGCTGTGCTCTCACCACATTTACATGGAGGACGATGTTAAGCCATCTCGCCAGCCTCAACGGCGATTGAACCCGATCATGAAGGATGTCGTGCGAGCGGAAGTTCTTAAATTGTTGGATGTTAgcattatttacccgatagcggaTTCTAAGTGGGTAAGCCCGATACAAGTGGTACCTAAGAAGTCTGGGGTGACTGTGGTGAGGAATGACAAGGATAAGCTTATTCCAATGCGTGTTCAAATTGGTTGGAgggtgtgcattgattatcggAAGCTGAATGCCAGTACAAGAAAGGACCACTTTCCCCTTCCCTTCTga